The genomic DNA GCCGGAGCCCGGGTCGGAACTGAGCCGGAGGCGTCGCCGGGGTGGCTCAGTGCTGCTCCGGCGGCGCGAGGCGGGCCGCCGGCCGGGGCGCGGGGTCGGGCGGGCCGGCGGTGTGCGGGGTGCGCAGCAGGGCGAGGTAGTCGGCCCGGGGGACGGGGGCGGCGCCGAGGGTGCGGATGTGGGGGCTGTCCCACTGGGCGTCGAGGTGGTGGCCGCCGGCGGCGGCGAAGCGGGTGGCGAGGTCGGCGAGGGCGACCCGGGCGGCGTCGGGGCGGCGGTGGAACATGGAGTCCAGGCTGAGCACCGCGCCGACCCGGATGCCGAACGCGCCTGCGATCAGCTCGCCCTCGCGGTCGCGGACTTCGACGCTGTGGGCGTGTCCGGCGGTGTGCAGTTCGCGGAGCGAGGCCTGCAGGTCGTCGGTGAGCCACCGGGGGCGGCGGTCGGCGGCGCAGGCGGCGACGACCTCGGGGAAGGCGTGGTCGGCGGTGGTGGTCCAGCCGGAGTTGCGCAGTCGCCGCCTGAGCCGGCGGCTGAGCGGCACTCCGGTGGCGGTGGGGATGACGGGCCGCGGGTCCGGGGACCACCAGGCGACGGTGTACGGGGAGGTGGGGCCCGGGCCGTGCAGCGCGATGGCGCCGGCGGCGACCAGCGGCTCGTACCGGGTCTCGTTGAGCAGTTCGCCGTAGAGGTCGGCGGCGGGGAGCGGGAAGAGCCCGTGGGCGTAGGCGGCGAGCAGGGTCCGCGGGTCGAGGTCGGGGCAGAAGGCCGCGGGGGCGTCGGCGGGGGCGCGGGCGGGGTCGACGGTGCTCCACCAGGCGGCCGGGTCGGCCTCGGGCCGGCCGGCGGCGGTCACGGGGTGCGCCGGGGGGTCGTCGGTCACGGGACGGGGTCCAGCTGGCCGTTGGTGGTCATCCGGTCGAGGTAGAAGTCGAGCAGTTCGGTGTCGACGGGCGGGAACTCGATGCCGCTGCCGGCCAGCCCCTTCTCGGCGTTGGTGCGGCTGAACTGCGGGAAGGTGGGCCGGAAGTACATCTCGCTGATGGTGAGCCGGGTGGGTCCGGCGCAGCGGTCGACGAAGAGCGGCGCGAAGGGCGTGATGGGGTGCTCGGGGTGGTCGGCGGCGAACGCGACCAGCTGTTCGACCCAGTCCCCGTAGGCGAGTTCGGAGACCGGCCGGCCGTGGGCGCGGAGCCGGTCGGCGAGCCTGGGCAGGTCGGCGGGGTTCGGGTTGGTGAGGTGGTGGACGCGGCCGTCCGCGGGGGCGTGGGTGGCGAGGTGGGCGAGGGCGCGGGTGAAGGTGTCGGCGGGGACGAAGTCGAGCGGCAGGTCGACGTCGGGGACGGTGCCGCTGTCGGCGAAGTAGCGGATGAGCGCGCAGAGTTCGGTGCCGGGGTTCATGGTGCCGGTGGCCAGGTCGCCGGTGACGTCGTTGACCCGGTGGATGGCGACCGGGAGGCCGGCGCGGGCGGCGTTGTGCAGCAGGGCCTCGGCGACCCACTTGCTCTCGACGTAGCCGACGGAGAGCAGGTCGGGGTGGTCGAGCGGGGTGGTCTCGTCGACGTGGCGCTGTCCGGCGGCGCCGTGTCCGGCGAGGACGGCCATGCTGGAGAGGTAGTGGACGGGGATGCCCCGGGAGTGGCCGGCGAGGCGGACGATCTCGCGGGTGCCGCCGACGTTGGCGG from Kitasatospora terrestris includes the following:
- a CDS encoding leucyl/phenylalanyl-tRNA--protein transferase, which translates into the protein MTDDPPAHPVTAAGRPEADPAAWWSTVDPARAPADAPAAFCPDLDPRTLLAAYAHGLFPLPAADLYGELLNETRYEPLVAAGAIALHGPGPTSPYTVAWWSPDPRPVIPTATGVPLSRRLRRRLRNSGWTTTADHAFPEVVAACAADRRPRWLTDDLQASLRELHTAGHAHSVEVRDREGELIAGAFGIRVGAVLSLDSMFHRRPDAARVALADLATRFAAAGGHHLDAQWDSPHIRTLGAAPVPRADYLALLRTPHTAGPPDPAPRPAARLAPPEQH